CTCCTTTCGGGTTGTTGAAGAGTTGAAGGTTGTTGAGAAAAAAGAACAGTGATTAGAAATTGATTGGTAGCCTAACCCGCCTTTGAATTACCCGCCTTTGAATTACTAATAAAATTAATCTAGTTTTATTATTTTTATTGCTTTGCCCTCTATCAGAGCCTTGGTAATTTTTTTATAAGCTGAAGCTAAAATTCTTTGGAAAGTGCTTTGCGAGGTTTTCATTAATTTAGCGCATTTAATTTGGTCCAAATCTTTTATATTTTTTAACCTCAAAGCCTCTGCTTCTTCGGTGGTTAATTCAACAATATCTAAAAATCTCATGGGTACACCTTGAGGTTTAAAATAAGTTACACTGGGATCAAACCTGATTCTGCGGCAAAGTTTTGGTCTTGACATATTGCTTTATTTTATCGAACTACTTTCTTTCTAAATTTATATTACAAGCAGGGCATTTTAAAGTTGAGCAAGGAACCCCGCGTTGGTGTGATGTTTTATAACCGCATTTTAGGCAAACACAGCAGCCGCCAGGTCCTTGACCGGCCGCCTTTTCCATTTTTTCCTTAAATCGACCCTTTCTTTGCCAGCCAAGGCCGCGGCCAAAATCAGGCTTATAGAATCCTGTTTCCATTTCATGGCTTGTAATTTGAACAGCGACATATTGCAAGCCCTCAATCTCATTTATCATTTTTTCCCTTAATCTGCCGGAAATTTTAGTCGCTTCATCCACGCTCAAATCTTTTGGCAATTTTATCTCTAAATTAGCAGTTACAGCCGAGCCCTTTTTTTGGGTTTTTAAAGCATCAATTTCAATGTTTTGTTCTTGGGCAATTGATTTTATTTTTTCTTCTATTTCCTGGCCGGCGGAAACATCAAGCAAGGAACCGGCCGCTTCCTTGCCAATTGAAAATGCCCCTTTAATGACGCAAAGGCCCATCAAGAGAGCCAGAAAAGCATCAGTATAAATCCAGTATTGAGTTAAAAATAAACCGGCTAAAATTGCTAAAGAAGTGTAAACGTCAACTCGCGAATGAAATCCGTCTGAAAGCAAGCTTACAGAACTTTCTTTTTTACCGTAATAAATTTTTAGCCGGGCCATTACCTCATTGGCTGCTGCTGAAAATAACATCACCCCAAAGGCCAAGTAACTAATTTTAACATCTTCCGGGTTAAGAAAATTTTGATAAGCCTTATAAATAATTCCGATGCCGGTTGCTAAAACAATTGTTGTAATAATCACACCGCCCAAAACTTCAAATTTATGATGTCCATAAGGATGTTCCTGATCCGCTGGTTTTTTGGAGATTTTAATTCCAACATAACTGATGGCTGAAGAAAAAATATCTGACAAAGAGTCAATGCCCGCGGCTAAAATTGCGGCTGAATTAGAAAAAACACCGACAGTAATTTTACCTCCGGCTAAAACCATATTGGCCAATATGGAAGTTAGCGCTATTTTTTCTTTCATTGCATCGCTAATTTTATTTGCTTAATGATTTTTTGAAATAATTTTTGATAGTCTGGATTTATCTCGGTTACCGGTTTCATTTTTATAGTTGAATCAACAAAGTCTTTTTTATAAGGAATTTTGCCAATGATTTTAATATCATTTTTTTTGGCGAATTTTTCTATCTTCAGACAGAATTTTTTTGCCAAATCATATTTATTGATAACTATTCCGTGTTTAATCTGAAAATGGCGGGCCAGATATAAAACTCGTTTTAAGTCATGCAAAGCAGACGGTGTTGGCTCGGTGACGGCCGCGATATAATCAGTGCCCACCAATGAAGCAATCACAGGACACCCAATTCCGGCCGCAGAATCTATTAAAATAACATCGGCCCTCAATTTTTTATTGATTTCTTCAGAGTGTTTTCTAACTGCGGCCACTACTTCCCCGGAGGCTAATTCGCCCAATTTAAGTTCGCCTGAAATTAAATTCACATTATAATTTTTTCCGGCATAAACAGCGCCTATTTCTTTTTTAGTTTCCGAGATGGCGTCTTTAGGACAGGCAATAATGCAAGCCTTGCAGCCAATGCAAATGTCTTTTACAAAAGCCGGATATTTATTTTTAACAAACACAATGGCGTTTTGTTTGCAGACAGAAGCGCATCGCCCGCATTTTGCGCATTTATCAAAATTCCATTTTGGTATTGGTTGATAAATTTTTATGAATTTTTTTCTTCTTACGGAAAACAACAGATGATCATTCGGACATTCTACGTCAGCATCAACCAGCATAGTTTTTTTATCTTTAGCCAGCTCAATCGCTAAAGAAACAGCAGCCATTGATTTGCCAGTCCCGCCTTTTCCGCCAGTTATTGCGATTCTTACCCCGTTAGAAGTTTCGGGTTGATTTGTAGATTTTTTATTTTGAGAATTTCTAACAAGGTTCATATTTTATGTTGTTCGCAGGCATCTTCCGTGCCTGCTTTTTTGAGTTTTTTATCTTGCCAGGCTTTAAAAATATCTTTTACTGTTTCTGCTTGACTTACATATACGTCTATTCCTAATTGTTGACATAAATTAAGCGCCCTTGGTCCAAGGTCTTTACAAAGTAAAATATTTGCTCCATGCTTTTTCATTAATTCCGGCGGCAGACCAACACCACCAGAATGTTCGCTGGTATTATCGATTATCTCAACCAAGTTGCCTTTTTCATCAAGAAAAGTATATGTTAGACAGCGGCCAAAATGTTCAGCCACTTTGTCGTCAAGCCCGGTTTTGTTATTTGTCGGAATAACTATTTTCATTATAAATACCTTACGAATTTATTATTTTTATCAACCAGAATATTTTTTTGTTTTATGGGCTTATCAGATAATTCAAATCCCATAACAATGATTTTTTCGCCAACTTTAATTAGATGAGCGGCCGCTCCATTCATACAAATAATTCCAGAATATTTTTTGCCCGCTATTATATAAGTTTCCAGTCTCGCGCCGCTGGTATTACTAACAACCAAAACTTTCTCACCAGGCCAAAAGCCAGCTTTCTCAATTAATTCTTCATCAATTGTAATACTGCCTATATAATTTAAGTCAGCTTCAGTTACAATTGCTTTATGGATTTTAGATCTTAATATCCATCTCATTTTTTTACTTTTTTATTGAAGTTTTTTAAGTTTTCCATTTATGAATTCCTGCAGAACTTCTTTTATTATACCATTTCCAGAATAAATCTCAATATTAAATTGTTTTAAAACATCCAAAGCTCTTGGCCCCACATTGCCGGTTATTACGGCATTGACATTTTCTTCCGCCATTAATTGAGCGGTTGAAATGCCGGCTCCGCTGGATTGGTCTGTATTTTCATTTTTTATCGCCTTGGCTTTTTCTATTTTCTGGTTTTTTCCTCCAGAGGCGGATCCGCTTTTGGCGGAAACTTCAGCAATGATAAAGTAGGGGCATCTTCCAAAAAATTCGGAAACATTGCTGTTAATATCTTCGCTTGTTGAACTGATTGCTATTTTCATATAATTATTTTAGTTTGGTTAAAATTAGTTAAAAGCCAAATCCACCCCATGTTAATTATTTAAACCTAGTTAGGCTGGGTTTCGGTTAGGCTGAGTTTTAAGTTAGGCTGGGTTTTAAAACCCAGCCTAACCGAAAAACCCAGCCTGCTTATTTTTGGCCTTTGAGTTCGGACAGGCGGGCTTTAATGGCTTTCAGCTCTTGTTCCAACATTCCCGCTTCGCTTGAAAGAAGTTCTGCCTCTTCTTTTTTGGTGGGAGCGTCGGGAGTTGGATAATAACCCCAAAATCTTCTCCAACCCAATCCGCGACCGCCGCCTCCGCGGCCATAAGCTGTTCCGGCGCCGCAGGGACCTAAGCCGCGGCCAGTGCCGGGCCCAGAACCCAAAGGACCGGTTCCGTTAAATCTTGGCATGTTTTTGTTCTCCTATATATTATATTTATTGGCTTGACCTTTGTGTTTTGAGTATATACCCATAATTATATTTTGTCAAAGATTTATCCACAATTAAAAAAGTTAGGCTGGGTTTCAGTTAGACTTCCAATGTCCAGCCCTTGATTTTTCATTTGCCAAAATCCTAGATTTCAGCTAAAATAAAAGCGCTATGATGAATTTGCCTAAAACAGAAGAACAGATTTTAAAACTCTGGAAAGATAAGGATGTTTTTAAAAAAACCCTGGATAAGAAATGTCCCAAGGCTGATTTTGTATTTTACGAAGGTCCGCCA
The Patescibacteria group bacterium DNA segment above includes these coding regions:
- a CDS encoding NifB/NifX family molybdenum-iron cluster-binding protein; this encodes MKIAISSTSEDINSNVSEFFGRCPYFIIAEVSAKSGSASGGKNQKIEKAKAIKNENTDQSSGAGISTAQLMAEENVNAVITGNVGPRALDVLKQFNIEIYSGNGIIKEVLQEFINGKLKKLQ
- a CDS encoding NifB/NifX family molybdenum-iron cluster-binding protein; amino-acid sequence: MKIVIPTNNKTGLDDKVAEHFGRCLTYTFLDEKGNLVEIIDNTSEHSGGVGLPPELMKKHGANILLCKDLGPRALNLCQQLGIDVYVSQAETVKDIFKAWQDKKLKKAGTEDACEQHKI
- a CDS encoding aspartate 1-decarboxylase; this translates as MRWILRSKIHKAIVTEADLNYIGSITIDEELIEKAGFWPGEKVLVVSNTSGARLETYIIAGKKYSGIICMNGAAAHLIKVGEKIIVMGFELSDKPIKQKNILVDKNNKFVRYL
- a CDS encoding DUF134 domain-containing protein; amino-acid sequence: MSRPKLCRRIRFDPSVTYFKPQGVPMRFLDIVELTTEEAEALRLKNIKDLDQIKCAKLMKTSQSTFQRILASAYKKITKALIEGKAIKIIKLD
- a CDS encoding DUF5320 domain-containing protein, whose product is MPRFNGTGPLGSGPGTGRGLGPCGAGTAYGRGGGGRGLGWRRFWGYYPTPDAPTKKEEAELLSSEAGMLEQELKAIKARLSELKGQK
- a CDS encoding ATP-binding protein, with the protein product MNLVRNSQNKKSTNQPETSNGVRIAITGGKGGTGKSMAAVSLAIELAKDKKTMLVDADVECPNDHLLFSVRRKKFIKIYQPIPKWNFDKCAKCGRCASVCKQNAIVFVKNKYPAFVKDICIGCKACIIACPKDAISETKKEIGAVYAGKNYNVNLISGELKLGELASGEVVAAVRKHSEEINKKLRADVILIDSAAGIGCPVIASLVGTDYIAAVTEPTPSALHDLKRVLYLARHFQIKHGIVINKYDLAKKFCLKIEKFAKKNDIKIIGKIPYKKDFVDSTIKMKPVTEINPDYQKLFQKIIKQIKLAMQ
- a CDS encoding cation diffusion facilitator family transporter, translated to MKEKIALTSILANMVLAGGKITVGVFSNSAAILAAGIDSLSDIFSSAISYVGIKISKKPADQEHPYGHHKFEVLGGVIITTIVLATGIGIIYKAYQNFLNPEDVKISYLAFGVMLFSAAANEVMARLKIYYGKKESSVSLLSDGFHSRVDVYTSLAILAGLFLTQYWIYTDAFLALLMGLCVIKGAFSIGKEAAGSLLDVSAGQEIEEKIKSIAQEQNIEIDALKTQKKGSAVTANLEIKLPKDLSVDEATKISGRLREKMINEIEGLQYVAVQITSHEMETGFYKPDFGRGLGWQRKGRFKEKMEKAAGQGPGGCCVCLKCGYKTSHQRGVPCSTLKCPACNINLERK